In Rhodanobacter denitrificans, a single window of DNA contains:
- a CDS encoding Smr/MutS family protein has translation MKRRPPARVNDDDSRLFREAIGDVRPLDPVAPPPAAAKPAPHPHMLDADEAAVPGELLDMAFDPALLEVGEELGYLRDGYPPKLLRQLKRGQFSVQDDLDLHQMNAAAAQASIVAFLAEAKQHGLRCVRIVHGKGLRSKAAGPVLKGLTDRLLRRRDDVIAFASARPALGGTGAVVVLLRG, from the coding sequence ATGAAGCGCCGCCCACCTGCACGGGTCAACGACGACGACAGCCGCCTGTTCCGCGAGGCGATCGGCGACGTGCGTCCGCTCGACCCGGTGGCGCCGCCACCAGCGGCGGCGAAGCCCGCGCCGCATCCGCACATGCTGGACGCGGACGAAGCCGCCGTGCCCGGCGAACTGCTGGACATGGCGTTTGACCCGGCCCTGCTCGAAGTGGGCGAGGAACTGGGCTACTTGCGCGATGGCTACCCGCCGAAGCTGCTGCGCCAGCTCAAGCGTGGCCAGTTCAGCGTGCAGGACGACCTCGACCTGCACCAGATGAACGCCGCCGCCGCGCAGGCCAGCATCGTCGCCTTCCTGGCCGAGGCGAAACAGCACGGCCTGCGCTGCGTGCGCATCGTGCACGGCAAGGGCCTGCGCTCGAAAGCCGCCGGACCGGTGCTGAAAGGCCTCACCGACCGCCTGCTGCGCCGACGCGACGACGTGATCGCATTCGCCTCGGCACGACCGGCGCTGGGCGGCACCGGGGCGGTGGTCGTCCTGCTCAGGGGCTGA
- the truD gene encoding tRNA pseudouridine(13) synthase TruD has product MQELPHAFGEPPLTARLRSAPEDFQVEEILGYDADGAGEHALLWVEKRGANTDWVARELAKFAGVPPVAVGYAGLKDRHAVTRQTFSVQLAGKPDPDWSAFPHAEVKVLAATRHSRKLKRGALRGNRFVLVLREVQGDRGAAEQALQQIAARGVPNYFGEQRFGREGGNVAQARAMFGGRRVDRDQRSFLLSAARSQIFNSVLAARVERGAWDSPLDGEIWSLAGSRSWFGPEPFNAVLAERLARADIHPSGPLWGQGEPPSQGEAGALEREIGAANDDLAAGLAAARMDQERRPLRLLPKDLRRRWLGDDALELSFELPAGAYATVVVREVASIA; this is encoded by the coding sequence GTGCAAGAACTTCCCCACGCCTTCGGCGAACCGCCACTGACCGCCCGACTGCGCAGCGCGCCGGAGGACTTCCAGGTCGAGGAGATCCTCGGCTACGACGCCGACGGTGCCGGCGAACACGCCCTGCTGTGGGTGGAGAAGCGCGGCGCGAATACCGACTGGGTGGCGCGAGAACTGGCGAAGTTCGCCGGCGTGCCGCCAGTCGCGGTGGGCTACGCAGGGCTGAAGGATCGCCACGCGGTGACCCGGCAGACCTTCTCCGTGCAGCTGGCGGGCAAGCCCGACCCGGACTGGTCGGCGTTCCCGCACGCGGAAGTGAAGGTGCTGGCGGCGACGCGGCATTCGCGCAAACTGAAGCGCGGCGCATTGCGCGGCAACCGCTTCGTGCTTGTGCTGCGCGAGGTGCAGGGCGACCGCGGCGCGGCGGAACAGGCGCTGCAGCAGATCGCCGCGCGCGGCGTGCCGAACTATTTCGGCGAACAGCGCTTCGGCCGCGAGGGCGGCAACGTGGCGCAGGCGCGGGCGATGTTCGGCGGGCGTCGCGTGGATCGCGACCAGCGCTCGTTCCTGTTGTCCGCGGCGCGTTCGCAGATCTTCAACAGCGTGCTGGCGGCACGGGTCGAACGCGGCGCCTGGGACAGCCCGCTGGATGGCGAGATCTGGTCGCTGGCCGGCTCGCGCTCGTGGTTCGGGCCGGAACCGTTCAACGCGGTGCTGGCCGAACGGCTGGCCCGCGCCGACATCCATCCGTCCGGCCCGTTGTGGGGGCAGGGCGAGCCGCCGAGCCAGGGCGAGGCGGGCGCGCTGGAGCGCGAGATCGGCGCGGCGAACGACGACCTGGCCGCCGGCCTGGCGGCGGCGCGGATGGACCAGGAACGCCGCCCGCTGCGGCTGCTGCCGAAGGACCTGCGCCGGCGCTGGCTGGGCGACGACGCGCTGGAACTGTCGTTCGAGCTGCCGGCCGGCGCGTACGCCACGGTGGTCGTGCGCGAAGTGGCCTCGATCGCGTAG
- the mgtE gene encoding magnesium transporter, producing the protein MTEVEARSATSRLHDQLEAIVEVLRRHDDEGPLPAGSQAELRRQLDELHPADIAFILESLPLDDRLAVWQLVKADRDGEILLEVSDAVRESLIADMDRQEILAAVEPLDADELADLVEDLPTAMLPELMASLDTQQRQQVQSALSYGDDQVGALMDFEMVTIREDVSLEVVLRYLRRWDELPAQTDKLFVINHDNLLTGVLPLHWLLVNPPEKMVSAVMAPDVNTFHPTDDAYDVAQAFERYDLVTAPVVDESGHLIGRITIDAMVDVIREESESEALSRGGLREEEDIFASVWASLKNRWAWLAINLVTAFIASRVIGLFEGSIERLVALAALMPIVAGIGGNSGNQTITMIVRALALNQITTESAKRLWRKELTVSLLNGLVWGGVIGVVAWLLYDSASLGLVMTAAMTLNLLLAAFAGVGIPVLMTKFGRDPALGSSVLITAMTDSGGFFIFLGLATIFLM; encoded by the coding sequence GTGACCGAAGTAGAGGCCCGCAGCGCCACCAGCCGGCTGCACGACCAGCTCGAAGCCATCGTCGAGGTGCTGCGCCGGCATGACGACGAAGGCCCGCTGCCGGCCGGATCGCAGGCCGAATTGCGCCGGCAACTGGACGAACTGCACCCGGCCGACATCGCCTTCATCCTCGAATCGCTGCCGCTGGACGACCGCCTGGCGGTCTGGCAGCTGGTCAAGGCCGACCGCGACGGCGAGATCCTGCTGGAAGTATCCGATGCGGTGCGCGAATCGCTGATCGCGGACATGGACCGCCAGGAGATCCTCGCCGCGGTCGAGCCGCTGGACGCGGACGAGCTGGCCGACCTGGTCGAGGATCTGCCGACCGCGATGCTGCCGGAGCTGATGGCGAGCCTGGACACGCAGCAGCGCCAGCAGGTGCAGTCGGCGCTGTCCTACGGGGACGACCAGGTCGGCGCGCTGATGGACTTCGAGATGGTCACCATCCGCGAGGATGTGAGCCTGGAAGTGGTGTTGCGCTACCTGCGCCGCTGGGACGAGCTGCCGGCGCAGACCGACAAGTTGTTCGTGATCAACCACGACAACCTGCTCACCGGCGTGCTGCCGCTGCACTGGCTGCTGGTGAACCCGCCGGAAAAAATGGTCAGTGCGGTGATGGCGCCGGACGTCAACACCTTCCACCCCACCGACGATGCGTACGACGTGGCGCAGGCGTTCGAGCGCTACGACCTGGTGACCGCGCCGGTGGTCGACGAGAGCGGCCACCTGATCGGCCGCATCACCATCGACGCGATGGTCGACGTGATCCGCGAGGAAAGCGAGAGCGAAGCGCTCAGCCGCGGCGGCCTGCGCGAGGAGGAGGACATCTTCGCCTCGGTATGGGCCTCGCTGAAGAACCGCTGGGCGTGGCTGGCGATCAACCTGGTCACCGCGTTCATCGCCTCGCGCGTGATCGGCCTGTTCGAAGGCTCGATCGAGCGGCTGGTGGCGCTGGCCGCGCTGATGCCGATCGTGGCCGGCATCGGCGGCAACTCCGGCAACCAGACCATCACCATGATCGTGCGCGCGCTGGCGCTGAACCAGATCACCACCGAGAGCGCGAAGCGGCTATGGCGCAAGGAACTGACCGTGTCGCTGCTGAACGGGCTGGTCTGGGGCGGGGTGATCGGCGTCGTCGCGTGGCTGCTGTACGACAGCGCCTCGCTGGGCCTGGTGATGACCGCGGCGATGACGCTGAACCTGCTGCTGGCCGCGTTCGCCGGCGTCGGCATCCCGGTGCTGATGACGAAGTTCGGCCGCGATCCGGCGCTGGGCTCCAGCGTACTGATCACCGCGATGACCGACAGCGGCGGTTTCTTCATTTTTCTTGGCCTCGCCACCATCTTCTTGATGTAG
- the ispF gene encoding 2-C-methyl-D-erythritol 2,4-cyclodiphosphate synthase, translating to MRIGQGFDVHAFGEGDHVTLGGVRVPHRRGVVAHSDGDVVIHALCDAIFGALALGDIGRHFPPSDERWRDADSRQFLRHAAMLMAQHGYTLGNADITVIGEAPKIGPHAQAMRENLAVDLDSEVGRISVKATTTERLGFCGRGEGIAAQACVLLERA from the coding sequence ATGAGGATCGGACAGGGTTTCGACGTGCATGCATTCGGCGAGGGCGACCACGTCACCCTGGGTGGCGTGCGCGTACCGCATCGTCGCGGCGTGGTGGCGCATTCGGACGGCGACGTGGTGATCCATGCGCTGTGCGACGCGATCTTCGGTGCACTGGCGCTGGGCGACATCGGCCGGCATTTCCCGCCCTCGGACGAGCGCTGGCGCGATGCCGACAGCCGCCAGTTCCTGCGCCATGCGGCGATGCTGATGGCGCAGCATGGCTACACGCTGGGCAATGCCGACATCACCGTGATCGGCGAGGCGCCGAAGATCGGCCCGCACGCGCAGGCGATGCGCGAGAACCTCGCTGTCGACCTGGACAGCGAGGTCGGCCGCATCAGCGTCAAGGCCACCACCACCGAAAGACTCGGCTTCTGCGGCCGCGGCGAGGGGATCGCTGCGCAGGCGTGCGTCCTGCTGGAGCGCGCGTGA
- the ispD gene encoding 2-C-methyl-D-erythritol 4-phosphate cytidylyltransferase — protein MSAPALWCVVPAAGRGTRVGGDCPKQYLPLAGRPLIAHTLERLAAHPRIGGLLVTLAAGDAHWSRIDTLSGKPVLTAVGGAERSDSVLAGIDALPASVGADDFVLVHDAARPCVRLADIGRLIELAGAADGGLLGAPLRDTLKRADAAGRSVQTEPRDLRWRAFTPQMFRRGQLALALRDAARRGATVSDEAMAMELAGFTPLLVEGAEDNIKVTTAADFALAEFLLARTVA, from the coding sequence ATGAGCGCGCCGGCGCTGTGGTGCGTGGTGCCGGCCGCGGGGCGCGGCACCCGGGTTGGCGGCGACTGCCCGAAGCAATACCTGCCGCTGGCCGGGCGGCCGCTGATCGCGCACACGCTGGAGCGGCTCGCTGCGCATCCGCGGATCGGCGGCCTGCTGGTGACGCTGGCCGCTGGCGATGCGCACTGGTCCAGGATCGACACGCTCAGCGGCAAGCCGGTGCTGACCGCGGTCGGTGGGGCCGAGCGCAGCGATTCGGTGCTGGCCGGAATCGACGCCTTGCCGGCGTCGGTGGGTGCGGACGATTTCGTGCTGGTGCACGACGCCGCGCGGCCCTGCGTGCGGCTGGCCGACATCGGCAGGCTGATCGAGCTGGCCGGGGCGGCCGACGGCGGCCTGCTCGGCGCGCCGCTGCGCGATACGCTGAAGCGCGCCGATGCGGCCGGCCGCAGTGTGCAGACCGAGCCGCGCGACCTGCGTTGGCGTGCCTTCACGCCACAGATGTTCCGGCGTGGTCAACTGGCGCTGGCGCTGCGCGACGCGGCACGGCGCGGCGCAACCGTCAGCGACGAGGCGATGGCGATGGAGCTGGCCGGCTTCACGCCGTTGCTGGTCGAGGGCGCCGAGGACAACATCAAGGTGACCACGGCAGCGGATTTCGCGCTGGCCGAGTTCCTGCTTGCAAGGACAGTCGCATGA
- the ftsB gene encoding cell division protein FtsB produces the protein MLRWIALVLILLLIGLQLKLWTGSGSMHEVDSLRVAVKKQADENAKLLQRNQAVGADVLDLKHGDQAVEARARTELGLIKPGEVFYQVVETPASASSSLPPPPPATPAGSP, from the coding sequence ATGCTGCGCTGGATCGCCCTGGTTCTGATCCTGCTGCTGATCGGCCTGCAGCTGAAGCTGTGGACCGGCAGCGGCAGCATGCACGAGGTGGACAGCCTGCGCGTGGCGGTGAAGAAACAGGCCGACGAGAACGCGAAGCTGCTGCAGCGCAACCAGGCGGTCGGCGCCGATGTGCTGGACTTGAAGCATGGCGACCAGGCAGTCGAGGCGCGTGCGCGCACCGAGTTGGGCCTGATCAAGCCAGGTGAGGTGTTCTACCAGGTGGTGGAAACGCCGGCCTCGGCGTCCAGCAGCCTGCCGCCGCCGCCACCCGCCACGCCCGCCGGGTCGCCATGA
- the eno gene encoding phosphopyruvate hydratase, protein MSTQITRIHAREILDSRGNPTLEAEVTLAGGGFGRAAVPSGASTGSREAVELRDGDKSRYGGKGVKNAVANVNTTIAAALKGFDAADQKGLDAKLIALDGTPNKGKLGANALLGVSMAAAHAVAASRGEPLWQYLSHGKPGVLPVPMMNIINGGAHADNNVDVQEFMILPVGLPTFAEALRAGAEIFHALKSVLHGRGLSTAVGDEGGFAPNLRSNVEAIDTILEAVHKTGYKVGSEILLGLDAASSEFYKNGKYDLAGEGKQYSSAQFVDLLAGWARQYPIVTIEDGMAEGDWDGWKLLTDAIGERVQVVGDDLFVTNPAIFREGIEKHIANSILIKVNQIGTLSETLEAIAMADAAKYSAVISHRSGETEDTTIADIAVATTATQIKTGSLCRSDRVAKYNQLLRIEEALGSAARYAGRGAFPNLTRLPG, encoded by the coding sequence ATGAGCACCCAGATCACCCGCATCCACGCCCGTGAAATCCTCGACTCGCGCGGCAACCCCACGCTGGAAGCCGAAGTCACCCTGGCCGGCGGCGGCTTCGGCCGCGCCGCCGTGCCCAGCGGCGCATCCACCGGTTCGCGCGAGGCGGTCGAGCTGCGCGACGGCGACAAGTCACGCTACGGCGGCAAGGGCGTGAAGAACGCGGTGGCGAACGTCAACACCACGATTGCCGCGGCGCTGAAGGGTTTCGATGCGGCTGACCAGAAAGGCCTGGATGCGAAACTGATCGCGCTGGACGGCACGCCGAACAAGGGCAAGCTGGGCGCGAATGCGCTGCTCGGCGTGTCGATGGCGGCGGCGCACGCGGTGGCCGCGTCGCGCGGCGAGCCGCTGTGGCAGTACCTGTCGCACGGCAAGCCCGGCGTGCTGCCGGTGCCGATGATGAACATCATCAACGGCGGCGCGCACGCCGACAACAACGTGGACGTGCAGGAGTTCATGATACTGCCGGTGGGCCTGCCGACGTTCGCTGAGGCGCTGCGCGCCGGTGCGGAGATCTTCCATGCGCTGAAGAGCGTGCTGCACGGCCGCGGCCTCAGCACCGCGGTGGGCGACGAGGGGGGCTTTGCGCCAAACCTGCGCTCCAACGTCGAGGCGATCGACACCATTCTCGAAGCCGTCCACAAGACCGGCTACAAGGTCGGCAGCGAGATCCTGCTCGGCCTCGACGCGGCCAGTTCCGAGTTCTACAAGAACGGCAAGTACGACCTCGCCGGCGAAGGCAAGCAGTACAGCTCGGCGCAGTTCGTCGACCTGCTCGCCGGCTGGGCCAGGCAGTACCCGATTGTCACCATCGAGGACGGCATGGCCGAAGGCGACTGGGACGGCTGGAAGCTGCTCACCGATGCGATCGGCGAGCGCGTGCAGGTGGTCGGCGACGACCTGTTCGTGACCAATCCGGCGATCTTCCGCGAGGGCATCGAGAAGCACATCGCCAATTCGATCCTGATCAAGGTGAACCAGATCGGCACGCTGTCCGAGACCCTGGAAGCGATCGCGATGGCCGACGCGGCGAAGTATTCGGCGGTGATCTCGCATCGCTCCGGCGAGACCGAGGACACCACCATTGCCGACATCGCGGTGGCTACCACGGCGACCCAGATCAAGACCGGCTCGCTGTGCCGCAGCGATCGCGTGGCGAAGTACAACCAGCTGCTGCGCATCGAGGAGGCGCTGGGTTCGGCCGCACGCTATGCCGGCCGCGGGGCGTTTCCGAACCTGACCCGCCTGCCGGGCTGA